In one window of Drosophila innubila isolate TH190305 chromosome 2L unlocalized genomic scaffold, UK_Dinn_1.0 4_B_2L, whole genome shotgun sequence DNA:
- the LOC117781154 gene encoding carbohydrate sulfotransferase 11 produces the protein MHLRLRSSRRLQTYLKIGTCVLVGVFYFAFLFRESLNAFEHRERATAAELEAAEFTEPSKQQLKLKRQQLQRQRLIDQQRANSATANNNSNGNGSSAIAVRTTEIPVSTLNPVYEYSEELHSRTERDLKLRREHLATVCERYNLQEKYPPNPWEFFISPGHNNLVWCNVFKAASSTWMYYFNILAGYDLKYLQRTEVQPLELARQRFPRPELSELLELLPSALSFLFVRDPFERILSAYRNKLEGNRNSFYKALGTKIVHRFRQKSMGGPWPRCGPTFEEFVRFLIAEHRARRRFDEHWAPVYSFCTPCSVNFSIIGKTETFQRDSEFIIRQAGLESLLLGKLPRRKLRKIGNLAKSGIKSEALVERYFADLDRSTLDQLLKIYRIDFELFDYDYIKYYDMVHPWNQEQSTQPVGSGTTPLSTSLATEAHD, from the exons ATGCACCTTCGCTTGCGATCGAGCCGTCGCCTGCAGACGTACCTGAAGATCGGCACCTGTGTCCTGGTGGGCGTCTTTTACTTTGCCTTCCTCTTTCGGGAGTCGCTCAACGCCTTCGAGCATCGGGAGCGGGCAACGGCCGCCGAATTGGAGGCGGCGGAATTCACGGAGCCATCGAAGCAACAGCTCAAGCTGAAACGCCAACAACTTCAACGTCAGCGATTAATTGATCAGCAACGAGCCAACTCAGCTACTgccaataacaatagcaatggcaatggaaGCTCTGCAATTGCCGTCAGGACAACGGAAATTCCTGTTAGCACTCTTAACCCGGTTTACGAGTACTCCGAGGAGCTTCACAGTCGCACTGAACGTGACTTGAAGCTGCGTCGCGAACATTTGGCGACGGTCTGCGAGCGATACAATCTGCAGGAAAAGTACCCACCGAATCCCTGGGAGTTCTTTATCTCGCCCGGCCACAACAATCTTGTGTGGTGCAATGTCTTCAAGGCGGCCAGCAGCACCTGGATGTACTACTTTAACATACTAG CTGGCTACGATCTCAAGTATCTGCAGCGAACGGAGGTGCAGCCTCTGGAATTGGCGAGACAGCGATTTCCGCGTCCAGAGCTGTCCGAGCTGCTGGAACTGTTGCCGAGTGCGTTATCCTTTCTGTTTGTACGCGATCCTTTTGAGCGGATTCTGAGCGCGTATCGCAACAAGTTGGAGGGGAATCGCAACAGTTTCTACAAGGCGCTGGGAACGAAGATTGTGCATCGCTTTCGACAGAAAAGTATGGGAGGTCCTTGGCCACGTTGCGGTCCCACCTTTGAGGAGTTTGTGCGCTTTCTCATCGCGGAGCACAGGGCAAGACGACGATTCGATGAGCACTGGGCACCAGTTTATAGTTTCTGCACGCCGTGCAGTGTAAATTTCAGCATTATTGGGAAAACGGAGACATTCCAGAGGGACTCGGAGTTTATCATACGCCAGGCGGGTCTCGAGTCTCTGCTGCTGGGAAAACTGCCACGTCGCAAGCTGCGCAAGATTGGGAATCTGGCCAAGAGTGGCATCAAATCCGAGGCGTTGGTGGAACGTTATTTTGCCGATCTCGATCGCTCAACATTGGACCAATTGCTCAAGATATATCGCATCGACTTCGAGCTGTTCGATTACGATTACATCAAGTATTACGACATGGTGCATCCATGGAATCAGGAGCAGAGTACCCAACCAGTTGGAAGTGGAACCACACCTCTATCCACATCTCTAGCAACTGAAGCTCACGATTAA
- the LOC117781152 gene encoding LOW QUALITY PROTEIN: putative mediator of RNA polymerase II transcription subunit 26 (The sequence of the model RefSeq protein was modified relative to this genomic sequence to represent the inferred CDS: deleted 4 bases in 2 codons; substituted 1 base at 1 genomic stop codon), with product MDCSSSPLRPCSLPATPSDFVHLASLDNGNVPSSPTGGGSVVIRGMQHLQQQQQQQQQQQQQQQQQQQLLLSPSSTPNLYNQGPATHRFPHATGLRHQQQVQQQQVQQQQLLQQRQHQLQGMPPRFMPPQQQQQQQFIPQQQPNDCFSNLNLQQPQQQLRQQQIRAGLPPPPPHPQQQHQQQQQRLMSMPLASPQAQQFMGHGGASPIAHSPASSHHSMHSPLMSNHQTAPLPPSSMLSPSTAPNSPHPQQLAQLQQQQQQQQQQQKELSSISNMQNAHLVPVAPPPDYNQAAANSRWPALNKPMDSATKSSFQEFTRYQMQYNLQQQQQQINLGNGPMQTAANAVELVPPTGQRQQQQLQQQQQQQQPQQQQQPQQQQPQQLLPMPVQQMAAQQQQTQQTQANVANTSSVGHGLNDPLISLSDLDALTTNDLDALLPTLNCDLDSTLSLEDKNELESLLQDAKDLDLDLIEDNLSAVGMDVGDALSTLQDAPNCLEQQPTQQQQTQQQSQMLDMQPYNQQQMLQQQQQQQRHQLTQMQQLQQQQRQQLQRQMQLQQQQQQQVVQRGQQQQPLQMQQQQQLVAQKKLQQLQQQQQQQQQPQPQRIGNVQQKQFIINPHTGDMEPMASDDSDTEAEQETTQLQFRSISSGLSGYGGFNPANDMLLPNNLFSEEDSNSAMSGGGQQLPLAINSDQERSRDSLNSNKSATNRARKTPLLKVNHSNQKQQQQQQQQMANSCHPMQMQIQQMQQLQQLSTGSADSPRSGNSSPLIGSNSPLATSSNNKKAKPNLLREKLQQGVKERKSKDATTTTPTTTMTTTPKPKRERAKGNAKAKTAAATAAAAAAAAMAEEKIKLRLKLDKVDMPQVAYEQQQQQQQQQQQQQQHMQLNAIMDNNHNQQQQQMPLQTQLLTLPQQQQQHLQQQQHLQQQHLQPQPLQAQQHQQQHLQQPQQHHPVYSNMAQQQQTGQQQQVAAAAGLNEPRVPPLQIRLRGKNSVVVKNTRKERKKATVNAEEEHKIRQLKRVFSEQETQQQQQLVIIDGATENKQTKLTAATTTPTTTHVNGLPNSSVVIQKTSTQPAQQQQQQQLPANAKTTTIVAGKNGLTISAIVEAHKTQSQSQIVDGQLLSVGSTNTGTATTLQQQQQQLSKIATSLPSSITLSAITSNTNNNNNNNSNNNNNNNNNSSSNNNNNASCNTNINSSNNNNNSRMLSNLSLKNPIKTAATITPILGGKPLTKNHKPPPYITAVQQLQLQKQQQQQQQQQLAAAVTMLPSATTLKRVEITKVAPTAADAATITTVTTTTSPSTAATAAAPTTTATSTSTATLADRKLPVALSMNSNLQQQQLNNVCELPATVQQKNNHVSQQTVANTASPTPAAVLANTLRNSPASNGSGTPGHGNNGGGEDSGIESMDALSEKSPHQQSSSSPIQQQLVSKQNTPATSTTTATAATTTATPSATVGVAVTTTKTTAGSCNSNKLQLQHADDEIEKALAKMEGDFPDDLENIVASVLKETAASNMNCGFNLTPNNTKVKSEILEHDDLIKKLTDNIGNKDDNKVVAEKTEVKVKLEKKEPVTAEQKKESKSEEKLETVTSKESKEINEEQEKPQTESLQPISIEIPAETPRKRTRASSRLESPLDAQKPSPEALVTTSATTTTTTTAAAAASNSGESAARVLSVASPRLGTPTPIHNNNNNSSSSSSNNNNNKRRRQESECGSSNDDATDATLVVGAETNSGNNNNISSKRTRISSGSSNNNNAESTESSTGLNHLITKKIEIESSDSDEPLIEVAGKVRNSKAQVEEKHVTRRNAQQQQQAQQQQQQPKAIHVNAAATQVQKAGKTQPVAATNNSNSPSATLQSVSNAAAATTAVAAAATTSNISNNSNVVHATRGATAAAATSSNTVNNNMNASSPTDEKIGTRRSVRASAAANKIIYSRSNAAAAAAAAAAAAEPKGRLAKLQEEEEAATGVLGANNSNATSANIESVAEARRKTRSAVIGESMLTEGRRRRTSRDYKXPEFCALAKGLNHAGDANEDDLIELIELDAVERFDFSTSFPLVQAQNIDGESQANDDNDDGDVGDDHEEHLVDLSSALSLIESAEGADETDHLHMLNYHNSSRSSYTETDVNVDAVSLLMPELANATALDCGNYVDYDEFNMCLNNILSEQDNDEELAVNPDSNLNAGKNQHQHQHPQWHDVSDVLSIVPLNNNLGLTFQEFSTESSVTADDRSGSSSSSQLA from the exons ATGGACTGCAGCTCCTCACCTTTGCGTCCATGCTCGTTACCGGCGACACCCAGTGATTTTGTCCACTTGGCGTCACTCGACAACGGGAATGTGCCCTCATCTCCGACAGGCGGCGGGTCCGTGGTAATCCGAGGCATGCAGCatctacagcagcagcaacaacaacaacagcagcaacaacaacaacagcagcagcagcaacaattgcttcTCAGTCCCAGCAGCACACCGAATCTGTATAACCAAGGGCCAGCAACACATCGCTTTCCACACGCGACAGGTTTGCGGCACCAGCAAcaggtgcaacagcagcaggtgcagcagcagcagttgcttcAGCAGCGCCAACATCAGTTGCAAGGAATGCCACCACGCTTTAtgccaccacaacaacagcagcagcaacagtttattccacaacaacagccaaaTG ATTGCTTCAGTAATTTAAACCTGCAACAGCCGCAGCAACAGTTGAGACAGCAGCAAATCCGAGCCGGTCTGCCACCGCCGCCACCACatccgcaacagcaacatcaacagcagcagcagcgacttATGAGCATGCCGTTGGCATCGCCACAAGCTCAGCAGTTTATGGGTCATGGCGGTGCCTCGCCGATTGCCCATTCACCTGCCTCCAGCCACCACTCGATGCACAGTCCGTTGATGTCAAATCACCAGACAGCGCCGCTGCCGCCATCTTCAATGTTGTCGCCCTCTACAGCGCCCAATAGCCCGCACCCGCAGCAATTAGCGCAgcttcaacagcaacagcaacaacagcagcagcaacagaaagaGCTGAGTTCAATCTCTAATATGCAAAATGCACACCTTGTACCTGTAGCACCGCCTCCGGACTATAACCAGGCGGCGGCAAATTCACGCTGGCCGGCGCTTAATAAACCGATGGATTCAGCTACGAAGAGCAGCTTTCAGGAGTTTACACGCTATCAGATGCAATACAatctacagcagcagcagcaacaaatcaaCTTGGGCAATGGCCCAATGCAGACAGCAGCGAATGCAGTGGAACTGGTGCCACCAACaggacaacggcaacagcaacagttgcagcagcagcagcaacaacaacaaccacagcagcagcaacaaccacaacaacaacagccacaacaactgcTGCCAATGCCAGTTCAACAAAtggcagcacaacaacaacaaacccaGCAAACACAGGCGAATGTGGCAAACACTTCGTCTGTTGGCCATGGCCTAAATGATCCGCTGATTTCATTGTCCGACCTGGACGCCTTAACCACCAACGACTTGGACGCTTTACTGCCAACTCTAAACTGTGATCTCGACTCAACGCTGAGCCTCGAGGATAAGAATGAGCTCGAATCGTTGCTGCAGGATGCTAAGGATCTGGACTTGGACTTGATCGAGGATAATTTGTCAGCGGTGGGCATGGATGTGGGAGATGCACTCAGCACGCTGCAAGATGCCCCCAATTGCTTGGAGCAACAACCaacgcagcaacagcagacacAGCAACAATCACAAATGCTCGATATGCAGCCCTataatcaacaacaaatgctgcaacagcaacaacaacagcagcggcatcAACTGACTCAgatgcaacagctgcaacaacagcagcgacagcagttGCAGCGTCAGATGCAActtcaacaacagcaacagcaacaagtggTACAACGtgggcaacagcagcaaccattgcaaatgcaacaacaacagcaattggtagctcaaaagaaattgcaacagttgcagcagcaacaacaacaacagcagcagccgcaaccACAACGTATTGGCAATGTGCAGCAGAAGCAATTCATTATTAATCCGCACACTGGCGACATGGAACCAATGGCCAGCGACGATAGCGACACGGAGGCGGAACAAGAAACGACGCAGCTGCAATTCCGAAGCATTTCGAGTGGCTTAAGTGGTTATGGTGGCTTCAATCCTGCCAATGATATGCTGCTGCCGAACAATCTCTTCTCCGAGGAGGATTCCAACTCGGCCATGTCAGGCGGTGGTCAGCAGTTGCCGCTGGCAATTAACAGCGATCAGGAGCGTTCACGTGACTCACTCAACTCCAACAAATCGGCAACAAATCGGGCAAGAAAAACGCCGCTACTGAAGGTGAATCACAGCaatcaaaagcagcaacaacaacagcaacagcaaatggCAAACTCATGCCATCccatgcaaatgcaaatacaacaaatgcagcagctgcaacagttgtCCACGGGCAGTGCAGATTCACCACGATCTGGCAATAGTTCGCCATTGATTGGCAGCAATTCTCCGCTtgccaccagcagcaacaacaagaaggcTAAGCCCAATCTGCTGCGTGAGAAACTGCAACAAGGTGTTAAGGAGCGTAAATCCAaggatgcaacaacaacaacaccgacgacgacgatgacaacGACTCCAAAACCGAAGCGGGAACGTGCCAAGGGCAATGCCAAGGCTAAAACGGCGGCAGCgacggcggcagcagctgcagcagcagcaatggctGAGGAGAAAATTAAGCTGCGACTGAAGCTAGACAAAGTAGATATGCCGCAAGTTGCCTatgagcaacagcagcagcagcaacaacaacaacaacaacaacagcagcacatGCAACTCAATGCCATCATGgataataatcataatcagcagcagcaacaaatgccGTTGCAGACGCAGTTGCTAACgttgccacaacagcagcagcaacatctgcaacagcagcaacaccttcaacagcaacatctaCAACCACAACCTCTGCAAgcacaacagcatcagcaacaacacctTCAACAACCGCAACAGCATCATCCCGTCTACAGCAACAtggcacagcagcaacaaaccggacaacagcaacaagttgctgctgctgctggactCAACGAGCCACGTGTTCCACCATTGCAAATACGTTTACGCGGCAAAAACTCGGTGGTTGTGAAGAATACACGAAAGGAGCGAAAGAAGGCAACCGTTAATGCGGAGGAGGAGCACAAGATTCGTCAGCTCAAACGCGTATTTAGCGAGCAGgaaacgcagcagcagcagcaactagtGATTATAGATGGAGCGACTGAGAATAAGCAGACCAagttaacagcagcaacaacaacgccaacaacaacgcatGTAAATGGTTTGCCCAACTCGAGTGTTGTTATACAAAAAACCAGCACACAACCagctcagcaacagcaacaacaacagttgccgGCAAATgccaagacaacaacaattgttgctgGCAAGAATGGGCTGACAATTAGTGCGATTGTTGAGGCGCACAAGACGCAATCGCAATCACAAATTGTCGATGGGCAACTGTTGTCGGTGGGTTCAACCAATACGGGAACAGCCACAacgttgcagcaacagcagcagcagctcagcAAAATTGCAACATCGCTGCCAAGCAGCATAACACTGAGTGCAATcaccagcaacaccaacaacaataataataataacagcaacaataacaacaataataataataacagcagcagtaataacaataacaatgccaGCTGCAATacaaacatcaacagcagcaacaacaacaacaacagtcgcaTGCTCAGCAATTTGAGTCTGAAGAATCCCATCAAGACTGCAGCGACCATCACACCCATTTTGGGTGGCAAACCGTTGACAAAAAACCATAAGCCGCCGCCATATATAACCGCcgtgcaacagctgcagctacagaagcagcaacagcaacagcagcaacaacaactggcggCGGCCGTAACAATGTTGCCCAGTGCGACGACGCTGAAGCGTGTCGAAATAACAAAAGTGGccccaacagcagcagatgcagcaacaataacaactgtaacaacaacaacctcaccctccacagcagcaacagcagcagcaccaacaacaactgcaacatcaaCCTCAACAGCAACGCTTGCCGATAGAAAGTTGCCAGTGGCGCTCTCAATGAACAGCAacct gcaacagcaacaactcaaTAATGTATGTGAGCTGCCAGCAactgtgcaacaaaaaaataaccatGTGAGCCAGCAGACTGTGGCCAACACAGCGTCACCAACGCCAGCTGCCGTTTTAGCCAACACATTGCGTAACTCGCCCGCCAGCAATGGCAGTGGCACGCCCGGACACGGCAACAATGGCGGTGGCGAGGATAGTGGCATCGAGTCCATGGATGCGCTCTCCGAGAAGAGTCCACATCAGCAATCCTCCAGCAGTCCCATACAGCAGCAATTGGTTAGTAAACAGAACACGCCGGCAACGTCAACTACaactgccacagcagcaacaacaacagcaacaccatcAGCAACAGTTGGTGTCgctgtgacaacaacaaaaacaacagcgggtagttgcaacagcaacaaactgcagctgcaacatgcGGATGATGAGATTGAAAAGGCACTGGCCAAAATGGAAGGCGACTTTCCCGACGACTTGGAGAACATTGTGGCCAGTGTACTGAAGGAGACGGCAGCGTCGAATATGAACTGTGGTTTCAACTTGACGCCCAACAAtacaaaagtgaaaagtgaaatACTCGAGCACGATGATCTCATCAAGAAGCTGACGGACAACATCGGTAACAAAGATGATAACAAGGTTGTTGCTGAAAAAACTGAAGTGAAAGTGAAGCTGGAG AAAAAGGAGCCAGTTACAGCAGAGCAGAAGAAAGAGTCGAAAAGCGAAGAGAAACTGGAAACTGTGACGAGCAAAGAGAGCAAAGAGATCAATGAAGAGCAAGAGAAGCCACAGACTGAGTCACTGCAGCCCATATCGATTGAAATTCCTGCGGAGACGCCACGGAAAAGAACACGTGCCAGCAGTCGCCTGGAGAGTCCCCTGGATGCGCAGAAACCCAGTCCGGAAGCACTAgtaacaacatcagcaacaacgacaacaacaacaacagcagcagcagca gccAGCAATTCTGGTGAGAGTGCAGCACGTGTATTGTCAGTTGCAAGTCCTCGCCTGGGCACGCCAACGCCaattcacaacaacaacaacaacagtagcagtagcagcagcaacaacaacaacaacaagcgacgTCGCCAGGAGTCCGAGTGTGGCAGCAGCAATGATGATGCCACAGATGCCACacttgttgttggtgctgagaccaacagtggcaacaacaacaacatcagcagcaaacGCACACGcatcagcagcggcagcagcaacaacaacaatgctgaGAGCACTGAGTCATCAACGGGTCTCAATCATCTGATTACGAAAAAGATTGAGATTGAGTCTTCGGATTCGGATGAGCCGTTAATTGAAGTTGCCGGCAAGGTGCGAAATTCGAAGGCGCAGGTCGAGGAAAAACACGTGACCCGACGCAAtgctcagcaacaacaacaagcccaacaacaacagcaacagccaa AAGCGATCCATGTGAATGCTGCAGCCACTCAGGTGCAGAAGGCAGGCAAAACACAGccagttgctgccacaaacaacagcaatagtCCCAGTGCAACGTTGCAGTCGGTCAgcaatgcagcagcagcaacaacagcagtagcagcagcagcaacaacatccaaCATTAGCAACAACTCGAATGTTGTGCATGCAACACGaggtgcaacagcagcagctgctaccagcagcaacacagtcaacaacaacatgaatgCGAGCTCGCCAACAGACGAGAAGATCGGCACGAGGAGAAGCGTGAGAGCAAGTGCAGCTGCCAACAAGATCATTTACAGTCGCAGcaatgcagcagctgctgcagcggcTGCAGCTGCCGCGGCAGAGCCAAAGGGACGCCTGGCAAAgctgcaggaggaggaggaggcg gCAACTGGAGTTCTTGGTGCAAATAATTCGAATGCAACAAGTGCAAATATTGAGAGTGTGGCAGAAGCGCGTCGCAAGACACGAAGTGCAG TAATTGGCGAGTCCATGTTGACCGAGGGACGACGGAGAAGAACATCGCGTGACTACAAGTGACCAGAGTTTTGCGCCTTGGCTAAGGGTTTGAACCATGCAGGCGATGCTAACGAGGATGACTTGATCGAGCTGATCGAACTGGATGCTGTGGAGCGGTTTGATTTCAGCACTAGTTTCCCTTTGGTCCAGGCGCAAAACATTGATGGCGAGTCACAGGCGaacgatgataatgatgatggaGATGTTGGCGATGACCATGAAGAGCATCTTGTGGATCTCTCTTCAGCGTTAAGTCTCATTGAGAGTGCTGAGGGGGCCGATGAGACCGATCATCTGCACATGTTGAATTatcacaacagcagcaggagcagctaCACGGAAACTGATGTGAATGTCGATGCGGTTAGCTTGCTAATGCCGGAATTGGCCAATGCAACAGCCTTGGACTGTGGCAATTATGTGGATTATGATGAGTTTAACATGTGTCTGAACAACATACTCAGCGAGCAGGACAATGACGAGGAACTCGCTGTCAACCCCGACTCGAATTTGAATGCTGGCAAGAACCAGCACCAACATCAACATCCGCAGTGGCATGATGTCAGCGATGTACTCAGCATAGTgccattaaataataatttagggCTGACCTTTCAGGAGTTTTCTACCGAGTCAAGTGTGACTGCCGATGATCGttccggcagcagcagctcgtCGCAATTGGCCTAG
- the LOC117781153 gene encoding putative uncharacterized protein DDB_G0286901: MSIVCTLEQKVQLFKEAATNNNFLILKNNNSNNNCRDNINNTHFTQFTTSTTTNNNSNAQFVQENKLKVQYYSVQDQHREYLTRQLLHSVALKQEQGSEQEQEQKQEVTIPTAMPEVLTQNHNKASSMIMSRMTTISPTLSMNGSSNEATNLHPLSMYGGSISPQSNDSGMSDSHSMARSGYGESHGHGHSHNLMGKPSNGGGGGGGGGGGGGSQSTLTAAQKELFSQRKQREFTPDNKKDESYWDRRRRNNEAAKRSREKRRYNDMVLEQRVIELTKENHVLKAQLDAIRDKFNISGENLVSVEKILASLPTSEQVLSNTKRAKMSSGSCSSSSSSSSSSSSCSASSSSGASPAGAGDGYSVAGVAPPLSPIIYGPSSNARANEATSQKSGHHHHHVQQLPHGAAAPSAPPPHLQSHLQSHPHPHAYQQQLHADAVAPANERPPNNNNHSNSNNAIANLHVLQQALHRNVRPEDLDSLRKVVAVGALYNAGVGVGVGATVTGATGTGTVTGAALYASSAATPTSAYVSISKEQLEAANYLHNHSIDAAVSSSAVDAVSSTCSSSNSNSNASNSNSATSSSNSHSSSSAVSSAAASVLNLSRRACSPSYEHMLSSTTSSTHHSSASSALSSASSSGAVSGDDEQDHDMAEETTHPHPHSHPPPHGLPHGVHLAPPASDANNCLPLKLRHKSHLGDKDAAATALLSLQHIKQEPNCNRASPPAWNDGGDNSSDERDSGISIASAEWTAQFQRKLLAPKEVAVGVAVGVGVVSNVEREQMLKSQLERLESEVASIKSMMILAD; encoded by the exons atgTCGATTGTGTGCACGTTAGAACAGAAAGTGCAATTGTTTAAAGAGGCtgcaaccaacaacaattttcttatactcaagaacaacaacagcaacaacaactgcagggataatattaataacactCACTTTACGCAGTttacaacatcaacaacaacaaataacaacagcaacgcaCAAT TTGTGCAGGAGAATAAGCTGAAAGTGCAGTATTATTCTGTGCAGGATCAGCATAGAGAGTATTTGACGCGTCAACTGTTGCACTCCGTGGCACTTAAGCAAGAGCAGGGGAGCgaacaggagcaggaacagAAACAGGAAGTAACAATACCGACGGCAATGCCCGAGGTGCTCACCCAGAATCACAACAAAGCCTCCTCCATGATCATGAGCAGAATGACGACAATATCACCAACGCTGTCCATGAACGGCAGCTCCAATGAAGCCACAAATT TGCATCCATTGTCCATGTATGGCGGATCCATCAGTCCACAGTCCAATGACAGCGGCATGTCGGACAGTCACAGTATGGCCAGATCTGGCTATGGCGAGAGTCACGGTCACGGTCACAGTCACAATCTGATGGGCAAACCAAGTaatggaggtggaggtggcgGTGGAggcggaggtggaggtggatcACAATCCACATTGACAGCCGCACAGAAGGAGCTCTTCTCGCAGCGCAAACAACGCGAATTTACGCCGGATAATAAGAAGGATGAAAGCTATTGGGATCGTCGGAGGCGCAACAATGAGGCAGCTAAGCGGAGTCGCGAAAAGAGACGCTACAATGACATGGTGCTGGAACAGCGTGTCATTGAGCTGACCAAGGAGAATCATGTGCTCAAAGCCCAACTCGATGCCATACGCGACAAGTTCAACATCTCTGGCGAGAATCTGGTCAGTGTGGAGAAGATACTGGCATCGCTGCCCACCAGCGAACAGGTGCTCAGCAATACCAAACGGGCCAAGATGAGCAGCGGCTCATGCTCCTCCTCAtcgtcctcctcctcctcatcctcatcctgcTCGGCCTCGTCGTCGTCGGGAGCGTCACCCGCTGGTGCCGGTGATGGTTACAGCGTTGCAGGCGTTGCTCCTCCCCTGTCACCCATCATCTATGGTCCCAGCTCGAATGCACGCGCCAATGAGGCGACATCCCAGAAGAGCggccatcatcatcaccatgtGCAACAGTTGCCACATGGCGCAGCTGCTCCGAGCGCTCCTCCTCCGCATCTACAGTCGCATCTGCAGtcgcatccacatccacatgcgtatcagcaacagttgcatgCGGATGCAGTTGCTCCTGCCAATGAACGTccgcccaacaacaacaatcacagcaacagcaacaatgccaTTGCCAATCTGCATGTGCTGCAACAGGCGCTGCATCGCAATGTGCGTCCCGAGGATTTGGACAGCTTGCGCAAGGTTGTCGCCGTCGGAGCTCTGTACAATGCCGGAGtcggagtgggagtgggagcaACGGTAACGGGCGCAACCGGAACAGGTACGGTAACGGGAGCTGCTCTGTATGCCAGCtctgctgccacgcccacatccgCCTATGTCAGCATAAGCAAGGAGCAACTGGAGGCGGCCAATTATCTGCATAATCACAGCATCGATGCTGCcgtcagcagcagcgccgTGGATGCAGTGAGCAGcacctgctcctcctccaacTCTAACTCCAACgcctccaactccaactccgcCACCTCCAGCTCCAACTCTCACTCTTCGTCGTCTGCTGTGAGTTCCGCCGCCGCCAGCGTCTTGAATCTGTCGAGGCGTGCCTGCTCCCCCAGCTATGAGCACATGTTGTCCTCGACCACATCCTCGACACATCACTCGTCCGCCTCCTCAGCTCTCTCGTCCGCCTCATCGTCGGGCGCCGTTTCCGGTGACGATGAGCAGGACCACGACATGGCCGAGGAGACAAcgcatccacatccgcatTCACATCCGCCTCCGCATGGGCTTCCACATGGCGTTCACTTGGCACCGCCAGCGAGTGACGCCAACAATTGTCTGCCCCTCAAGCTGCGTCACAAATCCCATCTGGGGGACAAGGATGCGGCTGCCACCGCGCTCCTCTCGCTGCAGCACATCAAGCAGGAGCCAAACTGCAATCGGGCATCCCCGCCAGCGTGGAACGATGGTGGTGACAACTCCAGCGATGAGCGCGACTCGGGCATCTCCATTGCCAGCGCCGAGTGGACAGCACAGTTCCAAAGGAAACTCCTGGCACCTAAAGAGGTCGCAGTTGGAGTCGCagtcggagttggagttgtCTCCAATGTGGAGCGGGAGCAGATGCTTAAGAGCCAGCTGGAACGCTTGGAGTCGGAGGTGGCAAGCATCAAGAGCATGATGATTCTCGCCGATTAA